From Candidatus Rubrimentiphilum sp., one genomic window encodes:
- a CDS encoding S41 family peptidase, which yields MKLGYYRFAAVSGDRVAFVCEDDVWVAPLSGGDAVRLTATPGTCSTPRFSPDGSLIAFVATDEGNAEVYVVPAAGGKPRRLTFLGGTIATVSGWTADGSEILFISNPSAWYERDTRGFAISPAGGVPRALGLGHMRAIAPGPGKRLAIGRNADDPARWKRYHGGTSGEIWIDAEGEGEFDRLQLPDGNPVWPMWIGNRIFFAADHEGIGNLYSCALDGSGLRRHTNHSDYYVRFPSTDGSRIVYTAGGSLHCYDLSADESRELNVSAVSAAAQTVRKFLPGSHTLDEFAPSPDGTTVAAIVRGQPYTMPFWEEAPVHHGTGSTVRYRAIAWMHDGSRFVTTTDVNGYEQLAIHQSDGSKEPVLVTTSDIGRVTELVCSPVKDLIAFANHRYELVVVDPRNGTPQVLDKSVGFRITDLAFSPDGRYLAYVWWPVGDGVSVVRIVKLKSGEIHDVTPQLRVDQSPAWDPQGRYLYFIGTRDFDPVYDALQFDLSFPQAQRPFLATLREDVPNPFTPKPKPVHRDHDHDRDAQDKKKDPGPPRIEIDFEGIQGRILAFPVDEGEYGEIVAVRNRVLFTKFDVRGIKPQARSWDEEDTTGTLLAYDFELQRSAVVATEVNEIALAADCHTLLYRSHERLRAIDALAELPEEHDDPKPPADPGRKSGWIDLDRISVEIEPRDEWKQMYREAWRLQTEHYWLEDMADIDWDRVRDRYEALLPRIRTRNELSDLIWEMHGELGTSHAYEYGGDLREPPQYRRGFLGADYAYDESAAGWRIAEIFRGDSWNRDGDSPLAEPGLGVRAGDMLVAIGGKTLSREFGPNQALVNAAGREVSVVVNSGGRERRITVKALGSEQSLRYRAWVDAQRRYVHEATGGKVGYVHIPDMGPWGFAEFHRGYLSEFDRGGLIVDVRYNRGGHVSPLLLEKLARKRVGYDIARYSQKPFPYPPESVGGPMVALTNQFAGSDGDIFSHCFKLYKLGPLVGKRTWGGVVGINPYHRLVDGTITTQPEFSFWFKDVGWRVENYGTDPDYDVDIAPHHYREGKDPQMDFAIRLVLSAAENFHEEYPDLATRPSLPLPSLP from the coding sequence ATGAAGCTTGGCTACTACCGCTTCGCGGCCGTTTCCGGGGACCGCGTGGCCTTCGTCTGCGAGGACGACGTCTGGGTTGCGCCGCTGTCCGGCGGAGACGCCGTGCGCCTCACGGCCACGCCCGGAACCTGCAGCACCCCGCGCTTCTCGCCCGACGGCTCGCTGATCGCGTTCGTCGCCACCGACGAGGGCAACGCCGAAGTCTACGTCGTGCCGGCGGCGGGCGGAAAACCGCGGCGGCTCACTTTCCTGGGCGGAACGATTGCGACCGTCAGCGGCTGGACCGCAGACGGATCCGAGATTCTTTTCATTTCGAATCCGAGCGCTTGGTACGAGCGCGACACGCGCGGGTTCGCGATCTCACCGGCCGGCGGCGTTCCACGCGCGCTCGGACTCGGACACATGCGCGCGATCGCTCCCGGCCCGGGCAAACGTTTGGCAATCGGGCGCAACGCGGACGATCCCGCGCGCTGGAAACGCTATCACGGCGGAACGTCGGGTGAAATATGGATCGACGCCGAGGGCGAAGGCGAATTTGACCGCCTGCAGCTTCCCGACGGCAACCCGGTTTGGCCGATGTGGATCGGCAACCGCATCTTTTTTGCCGCCGACCATGAAGGCATCGGCAATCTCTACTCATGCGCGCTTGACGGCAGCGGCCTGCGGCGGCACACGAATCACAGCGACTATTACGTGCGCTTTCCTTCAACCGACGGATCGCGCATCGTCTATACGGCCGGCGGTTCGCTGCACTGCTACGATCTGAGCGCGGACGAATCGCGCGAGCTGAACGTCAGCGCCGTCTCGGCAGCTGCGCAAACCGTGCGCAAATTCTTACCCGGCTCGCACACGCTCGACGAGTTCGCGCCTTCGCCCGACGGAACGACGGTCGCGGCCATCGTCCGCGGCCAGCCGTACACGATGCCGTTTTGGGAAGAGGCGCCCGTACACCACGGAACCGGCAGCACCGTGCGCTATCGCGCCATCGCCTGGATGCACGACGGATCGCGTTTCGTTACAACCACCGACGTCAACGGCTACGAACAGCTGGCGATACATCAAAGCGACGGTTCGAAAGAACCGGTGCTGGTAACGACAAGCGACATCGGCCGGGTCACCGAGCTGGTCTGTTCGCCGGTCAAAGACCTGATCGCATTTGCCAATCACCGCTACGAACTTGTGGTCGTCGATCCGCGGAACGGTACGCCGCAAGTGCTCGACAAGAGCGTGGGCTTCCGCATTACCGACCTGGCGTTTTCGCCCGACGGACGCTACTTGGCATACGTGTGGTGGCCGGTGGGCGACGGCGTCTCCGTCGTTCGTATCGTCAAACTCAAGTCGGGCGAGATCCACGACGTCACGCCGCAGCTCCGCGTCGATCAGAGTCCGGCTTGGGACCCACAAGGGCGCTATCTCTACTTCATCGGGACGCGGGACTTCGATCCCGTGTACGACGCACTGCAATTCGACTTAAGTTTTCCGCAAGCGCAGCGGCCGTTTCTTGCGACCTTGCGCGAGGACGTGCCGAATCCGTTCACGCCCAAACCCAAACCGGTGCATCGCGACCACGATCACGATCGCGACGCGCAAGACAAGAAGAAAGATCCGGGCCCGCCGCGCATCGAGATCGACTTCGAAGGAATCCAAGGCCGCATCTTAGCTTTCCCGGTGGACGAAGGCGAATACGGCGAGATCGTGGCCGTGCGCAATCGCGTGCTTTTCACGAAGTTCGACGTGCGCGGCATCAAGCCGCAGGCGCGATCCTGGGACGAAGAGGACACGACCGGGACGCTGCTCGCCTACGACTTCGAACTACAGCGCAGCGCGGTGGTCGCAACCGAAGTGAACGAAATCGCACTGGCAGCCGACTGCCACACGCTGTTGTACCGGTCGCACGAGCGCCTGCGCGCCATCGACGCGCTCGCCGAGCTCCCGGAAGAACACGACGATCCGAAACCGCCGGCCGATCCCGGCCGCAAGAGCGGCTGGATCGATCTCGATCGCATCAGCGTCGAGATCGAACCGCGCGACGAGTGGAAGCAGATGTACCGGGAAGCCTGGCGCCTGCAAACCGAGCACTATTGGCTGGAAGACATGGCGGACATCGACTGGGATCGCGTACGCGATCGCTACGAAGCGTTGCTGCCGCGCATTCGCACGCGCAACGAGTTGTCCGATCTCATCTGGGAGATGCACGGCGAACTGGGAACGTCGCACGCGTACGAATACGGCGGCGATCTGCGCGAACCGCCGCAATACCGGCGCGGCTTTTTGGGCGCGGATTACGCCTACGACGAATCGGCCGCCGGTTGGCGCATCGCCGAGATCTTTCGCGGAGATTCATGGAATCGCGACGGCGACTCGCCTCTGGCGGAGCCGGGATTGGGCGTGCGCGCGGGCGACATGCTCGTCGCCATCGGCGGCAAGACGCTCTCGCGCGAGTTCGGACCGAATCAAGCGCTCGTGAACGCGGCCGGCCGCGAAGTCAGCGTGGTCGTGAATTCGGGCGGACGCGAGCGCCGCATCACGGTTAAGGCGCTCGGCAGCGAGCAAAGCCTGCGCTATCGCGCGTGGGTCGACGCGCAGCGCCGCTACGTGCACGAAGCCACCGGCGGGAAAGTGGGCTACGTGCACATTCCCGACATGGGTCCGTGGGGGTTCGCCGAGTTTCACCGCGGGTATCTCTCCGAGTTCGATCGCGGCGGGCTGATCGTAGACGTCCGGTACAACCGCGGTGGTCACGTGTCGCCGCTGCTACTCGAGAAACTCGCGCGCAAGCGCGTGGGATACGATATCGCGCGCTACAGTCAGAAGCCGTTTCCGTATCCGCCCGAATCAGTCGGCGGCCCGATGGTGGCGCTTACCAATCAGTTTGCCGGTTCTGACGGCGACATCTTCAGCCACTGTTTCAAGCTCTACAAACTCGGACCGCTGGTCGGCAAGCGCACGTGGGGCGGCGTCGTCGGGATCAATCCGTATCACCGGCTGGTTGACGGCACGATCACGACGCAGCCCGAGTTTTCTTTTTGGTTCAAAGATGTCGGCTGGCGCGTCGAAAACTACGGAACCGATCCCGACTACGACGTCGATATCGCTCCGCACCACTATCGCGAAGGAAAAGATCCGCAGATGGATTTTGCCATCCGGCTGGTGCTCTCGGCCGCGGAGAACTTTCACGAAGAGTACCCGGACCTGGCAACCAGGCCGTCACTCCCGTTGCCGAGCTTACCTTAA
- a CDS encoding phosphate ABC transporter substrate-binding protein, with product MLLAALAIAGCSAQTNTSSIVIAGSTALLPLVKQAAVDYQNARPDVKISVAGGGSRVGITQVTQRAVDIGDSDIAAPDQPSLVDHQVAVVTFGIVVNPQTGVKNLTSAQIRAIFSGKMTNWRQAGGRDAAITIINRPRSSGTRAVLVQKVLGGREPSESGMTQDSSGTVATMVAQTPGAISYVGTAYVTPGRQIAVSIDGVAPTDANVESNKYPYWSYEHMFTNGQPGAKVAGFIDYVKNDRALLRRLKFIPVGDVSS from the coding sequence ATGCTTTTGGCGGCGCTCGCAATTGCGGGCTGTTCAGCCCAGACGAACACCAGCTCAATCGTCATCGCCGGTTCGACCGCGTTGTTGCCGCTGGTCAAACAGGCCGCGGTTGACTATCAAAACGCCCGGCCGGACGTGAAAATCAGCGTCGCGGGCGGCGGCTCGCGCGTCGGCATCACGCAGGTGACGCAGCGAGCGGTCGATATCGGCGATTCGGATATTGCCGCGCCCGATCAGCCGAGTCTGGTCGATCATCAGGTCGCCGTCGTTACGTTCGGGATCGTCGTGAATCCGCAGACCGGAGTGAAGAATCTCACCAGCGCGCAGATTCGCGCGATCTTCAGCGGCAAGATGACGAATTGGCGTCAGGCCGGCGGCCGCGACGCCGCGATCACGATCATCAACCGGCCGCGCAGTTCGGGAACGCGGGCAGTCCTTGTGCAAAAAGTTCTTGGGGGCCGGGAGCCGTCGGAGAGCGGCATGACGCAAGATTCGTCGGGCACGGTCGCGACGATGGTTGCGCAAACGCCGGGCGCTATCTCCTACGTTGGAACGGCTTATGTTACGCCGGGCAGGCAGATAGCCGTGTCAATTGACGGGGTCGCACCCACCGACGCAAACGTCGAGAGCAACAAGTACCCGTACTGGTCGTACGAGCACATGTTCACGAACGGACAGCCGGGCGCGAAGGTGGCTGGATTCATCGATTACGTGAAGAACGACCGCGCGCTCTTGCGGCGGCTAAAGTTCATCCCGGTCGGGGACGTGTCATCCTGA
- a CDS encoding alpha/beta fold hydrolase: MLPVFGMPLNAAGTPAKSYDEAKRRIEAYQALDDASIIPDAYTKFYDCGQRTKLAVVLLHGLTNHPGQYVQFAPLVRDLGANVFVPRLPEQGDRDRMTTRLAKLTAEMLLAAATEAVDIACGLGERVCVLGISTSGLLCAFFAQHRADVAHSIVVSPVFALLNLAYWESRIVAGGMRTLPNFFVWWDPRNKLKELPLTGYPRFSTHALGQCLRIGDDVYAASRRSPVASRVTVVTNMRDPAVNNRVTAAVVEAWRKRDPKAIADYQFTDLPVNHDIIDPQNAVPRTDIVYPVLLQHVRGTMEVP, encoded by the coding sequence ATGCTTCCGGTATTCGGCATGCCGTTGAACGCCGCCGGCACGCCGGCGAAGTCGTATGACGAAGCCAAACGCCGCATCGAGGCGTATCAGGCGCTCGACGACGCGAGCATCATTCCCGATGCGTATACGAAATTTTACGACTGCGGGCAGCGAACGAAGCTCGCGGTCGTGCTGCTTCACGGTTTGACCAATCATCCGGGACAGTACGTGCAATTTGCGCCGCTCGTCCGCGACCTGGGCGCGAATGTGTTCGTGCCGCGCCTTCCGGAGCAAGGCGACCGCGACCGCATGACCACGCGTCTGGCGAAACTCACCGCCGAAATGCTGCTCGCCGCGGCCACCGAAGCCGTCGACATCGCCTGCGGTTTGGGCGAACGCGTCTGCGTGCTGGGGATCTCCACAAGCGGACTGCTGTGCGCATTCTTTGCGCAGCATCGCGCGGATGTGGCCCATTCTATCGTCGTGAGCCCCGTCTTCGCGCTGCTCAATCTCGCCTACTGGGAGAGCCGCATCGTGGCGGGCGGCATGCGCACGTTGCCGAATTTCTTCGTCTGGTGGGATCCGCGCAACAAACTGAAAGAGTTGCCGCTCACGGGTTACCCGCGCTTTTCGACGCATGCGTTGGGCCAGTGTCTGCGCATCGGCGACGACGTCTATGCGGCATCGCGGCGTTCGCCGGTCGCCTCGCGGGTGACGGTCGTCACGAACATGCGCGATCCGGCGGTCAACAACCGGGTCACCGCAGCGGTCGTCGAGGCATGGCGCAAGCGCGATCCAAAAGCGATCGCTGACTATCAGTTCACGGACTTGCCGGTGAACCACGACATCATCGATCCGCAGAACGCCGTACCGCGAACGGACATCGTCTATCCCGTCCTGCTGCAGCACGTGCGCGGCACGATGGAGGTTCCGTGA
- a CDS encoding DNA-3-methyladenine glycosylase I, with protein MAKVRKRCAWASGEAMMAYHDKEWGVPSHDDRVLFEFLILEGAQAGLSWSTILGKREHYRKLFANFDPKRVARFGIPKLERILKDPGIVRNRLKVYGAVRNAKAFLRVQKEFGSFDAYVWAFVDGKPIQNHRPRASQVPARTERSDVLSNDLRRRGFTFVGSTICYAFMQAVGMVNDHWTKCFRYSACR; from the coding sequence ATGGCTAAAGTGAGGAAGCGCTGCGCCTGGGCGAGCGGCGAGGCGATGATGGCGTATCATGACAAGGAGTGGGGCGTTCCGTCGCACGACGACCGCGTGCTCTTCGAATTCTTGATCCTCGAAGGCGCGCAAGCCGGCTTGAGCTGGAGCACAATTTTGGGCAAGCGTGAGCACTACCGGAAACTGTTCGCGAATTTCGATCCCAAGCGCGTGGCTCGATTCGGAATCCCGAAGCTCGAGCGCATCCTGAAGGACCCGGGCATCGTTCGCAACCGGCTCAAGGTGTACGGTGCGGTGCGGAATGCGAAGGCGTTCCTGCGCGTGCAGAAAGAGTTCGGCAGTTTCGACGCCTACGTATGGGCGTTCGTCGACGGCAAGCCGATCCAAAACCACCGGCCGCGCGCCTCACAGGTACCCGCGCGCACGGAACGTTCGGATGTGCTCAGCAACGATCTGCGGCGGCGCGGCTTCACGTTCGTCGGCTCGACGATCTGCTACGCTTTCATGCAGGCCGTCGGTATGGTCAACGATCATTGGACGAAATGCTTCCGGTATTCGGCATGCCGTTGA
- a CDS encoding alpha/beta fold hydrolase: MNDAGYTAAQDGLAQFQARDRAEIGELGRSLAFLHGRRTPRSIVLFHGLSASPAQFVAIAGALHERGHNVFVPRLPQHGREDRMSPALAQMTVNQLKACLRDSIELARGLGDEVSVAGFSLGGLLAAYAAQFGELHKAVAIVPYLGLVWLPSRFGERVARWVLHFPNRFFWWDPWLRERQLPVHGYPRYATHALAQGLNLANELMAAARTAPPATKHMIVAINTREPAVNNRAAVKLARLWQEHGAAVTVERLRDLPFAHDIIEPKRYPDIAQRVLPRLVDLIDG; the protein is encoded by the coding sequence ATGAATGATGCAGGCTACACGGCGGCGCAAGACGGGCTTGCGCAATTTCAGGCACGCGATCGCGCGGAGATCGGCGAACTGGGGCGTTCGCTGGCATTCCTTCATGGAAGGCGGACGCCGCGCTCGATCGTGTTGTTTCACGGCCTAAGCGCCAGCCCCGCGCAGTTTGTAGCCATCGCCGGCGCGCTGCATGAGCGCGGCCACAACGTTTTCGTTCCACGCCTTCCGCAACACGGTCGCGAGGATCGCATGTCGCCGGCGCTGGCGCAGATGACGGTCAATCAGCTGAAGGCATGTCTGCGCGATTCGATCGAACTTGCACGCGGACTGGGCGACGAAGTAAGCGTCGCGGGGTTCTCGCTTGGCGGATTGCTGGCGGCGTATGCGGCGCAGTTCGGCGAGCTGCACAAAGCTGTGGCAATCGTACCGTACTTGGGGCTCGTCTGGCTGCCGTCGAGATTCGGCGAGCGTGTCGCGCGCTGGGTGCTGCACTTTCCCAACCGCTTCTTTTGGTGGGATCCGTGGCTGCGCGAACGGCAGCTTCCGGTCCACGGATATCCGCGATATGCGACGCATGCGCTGGCGCAAGGTTTGAATCTCGCGAACGAGCTGATGGCTGCGGCGCGCACGGCGCCGCCCGCGACGAAACACATGATCGTCGCAATCAATACGCGCGAACCGGCGGTAAACAATCGCGCGGCCGTCAAACTCGCGCGCTTGTGGCAGGAGCACGGCGCCGCCGTTACCGTCGAACGGCTGCGCGATCTGCCGTTCGCGCACGACATCATCGAACCCAAGCGCTATCCGGACATCGCGCAGCGCGTGCTGCCGCGGCTGGTGGATCTGATCGATGGCTAA
- the rocD gene encoding ornithine--oxo-acid transaminase: MTKEGTLLKRTEPHSWMHELHRNAETFIELEERYGAHNYQPLDLVVERAEGVWLYGVDGKRYLDCVSAYSAVNQGHCHPHIRAALIEQAKKVSLTSRAMRNDQLGPFLQRLTQLCGFESALPMNTGVEAVETAIKLARRYAYERKNVAPDSAEIVVFANNFHGRTTTAISASTTERYRHDFGPFMPGFVPVPYGDYDALAAALNDRTCAILIEPIQGEGGVIVPPDGFLKRAWGLCREHRVLFMADEIQTGLGRTGDMFACDHDGVKPDVLIVGKALGGGYYPVSAILASRDLMALFGPGDHGSTFGGNPLGCAVAMAALDVIVEENLPARARYAGAKLMRGLRDLNSPAVKDVRGRGLLIGLELNVSARRVAELLLERGVAAKDTHDAVLRLAPPLIIDDAQIDLVLGALRDALTAAL; the protein is encoded by the coding sequence ATGACGAAAGAGGGAACGCTCTTAAAGCGGACGGAACCGCATTCCTGGATGCACGAACTTCATCGTAATGCCGAAACGTTCATCGAACTCGAAGAACGGTATGGCGCGCACAACTATCAGCCCTTGGATCTTGTGGTCGAAAGGGCGGAGGGCGTTTGGCTTTACGGCGTTGACGGAAAGCGCTATCTCGACTGCGTCAGCGCCTATTCGGCCGTCAATCAAGGGCACTGTCATCCGCACATTCGCGCGGCGTTGATCGAGCAGGCGAAAAAAGTTTCCTTAACGTCGCGCGCAATGCGCAACGACCAACTCGGACCATTCTTGCAGCGCCTCACGCAACTCTGCGGCTTCGAATCGGCGCTGCCGATGAATACCGGCGTCGAAGCCGTAGAAACCGCAATCAAGCTCGCGCGGCGGTATGCGTACGAACGCAAGAACGTCGCACCCGATTCGGCTGAGATCGTCGTCTTCGCAAACAACTTTCACGGCCGCACGACCACGGCCATCAGCGCCAGCACCACGGAACGTTACCGCCACGACTTCGGTCCGTTCATGCCCGGCTTCGTCCCGGTTCCATACGGCGATTATGATGCGCTCGCGGCGGCGCTCAACGACCGCACGTGCGCGATCCTCATCGAGCCGATTCAAGGCGAAGGCGGCGTCATCGTTCCGCCTGACGGCTTTTTGAAGCGCGCCTGGGGACTCTGCCGCGAACATCGCGTCCTGTTTATGGCCGACGAAATTCAAACGGGACTCGGACGCACCGGCGACATGTTCGCATGCGATCACGACGGCGTGAAACCGGACGTGCTAATCGTCGGAAAGGCGCTGGGCGGCGGATACTATCCCGTCTCGGCGATCTTGGCAAGCCGCGACCTGATGGCGCTGTTCGGTCCGGGCGATCACGGCAGCACGTTCGGCGGCAATCCGCTGGGATGCGCCGTTGCGATGGCGGCACTGGACGTCATCGTCGAAGAGAACCTTCCCGCGCGAGCTCGTTACGCGGGCGCTAAGCTGATGCGCGGATTGCGCGACCTCAATTCACCCGCCGTGAAAGACGTGCGCGGCCGCGGTTTGCTGATCGGCCTGGAGCTGAATGTCTCCGCCCGCCGCGTTGCCGAACTCTTATTGGAACGCGGCGTTGCCGCGAAAGATACGCACGACGCAGTCTTGCGCCTGGCGCCGCCGCTCATCATCGACGACGCACAGATCGATTTGGTGTTGGGAGCGTTGCGCGACGCCCTTACGGCAGCTCTTTAA
- a CDS encoding tetratricopeptide repeat protein yields the protein MTYPETAVAEIVNRTIPVQLDNTKPENEAVLKRYHHIWTPDIRLLTEDGDELYSWQGYLPPAEFAARALAGLGQAHLRLRNWDQAEAHYVELLKRFPTAQAAPEAQYYLGVTRYRRDPEGNELLHQWAMLRAKYPDSEFRLKQSFKELP from the coding sequence GTGACGTATCCTGAAACTGCAGTCGCCGAAATCGTCAACCGGACGATTCCCGTACAGCTCGACAACACAAAGCCGGAGAACGAGGCCGTTCTCAAGCGCTACCATCACATTTGGACGCCGGACATTCGCTTGCTGACTGAAGACGGCGACGAACTCTACAGTTGGCAAGGATACTTGCCGCCCGCCGAATTCGCAGCGCGCGCGCTGGCCGGTTTAGGGCAGGCGCATCTGCGGCTGCGAAACTGGGATCAAGCCGAAGCGCATTATGTCGAGCTGCTCAAACGTTTTCCCACGGCGCAAGCCGCGCCCGAGGCCCAGTATTACTTGGGAGTCACGCGATACCGGCGCGATCCCGAGGGCAACGAACTGCTGCACCAGTGGGCGATGCTGCGCGCCAAGTATCCCGACAGCGAATTCCGGCTAAAGCAGTCGTTTAAAGAGCTGCCGTAA
- a CDS encoding energy transducer TonB — protein sequence MMTSVALLLALHTPAPANCNRDATVTAQVAPDFPDKARGVVVGPATVFISVSISPQGKIARLRVFKSSGNGDLDQAAIHAAQQSTYSPRVRNCKPASGNYLFKVTFDPAH from the coding sequence ATGATGACTTCCGTCGCTCTTCTGCTCGCGCTGCACACGCCGGCGCCCGCCAATTGCAACCGCGACGCAACCGTAACGGCTCAAGTGGCGCCCGACTTTCCGGACAAGGCCCGGGGAGTCGTCGTTGGCCCGGCCACCGTTTTTATTAGCGTCTCCATCAGCCCACAGGGAAAGATCGCGCGGTTGCGCGTCTTCAAATCGAGCGGCAACGGCGACCTGGATCAAGCCGCCATTCATGCTGCGCAGCAATCCACGTACTCGCCGCGCGTCAGAAACTGCAAACCGGCATCCGGTAATTATCTTTTTAAGGTCACGTTCGATCCAGCCCACTGA
- the infC gene encoding translation initiation factor IF-3: protein MARPLRVNDQIRIRQVRVIDEDGAQLGILPTEEALARARTAGLDLIEVSPTASPPVCKIGDYGRLKYEQAKKDKDARKKQKSFELKEVKLRPKIETHDYETKARMAERLLLDGSKIKVTIMFRGREITYTSFGKKLLDRMAEDMTPIATIERDAKLEGKNMFMILAPRAVPTGPPKFTSLAAKSKEKKSA, encoded by the coding sequence ATAGCTCGACCGCTCAGAGTAAACGACCAAATTCGCATCCGCCAGGTTCGCGTCATCGACGAAGACGGCGCACAACTTGGGATCCTGCCCACGGAGGAAGCTCTGGCGCGTGCACGCACCGCCGGGCTCGACCTCATCGAAGTCTCGCCCACGGCCTCACCGCCGGTGTGCAAGATCGGCGACTACGGACGTTTGAAGTACGAGCAGGCGAAAAAAGACAAAGACGCCCGCAAGAAACAGAAGAGCTTCGAACTCAAGGAAGTGAAGCTCAGACCGAAGATCGAGACGCACGATTACGAGACGAAGGCCCGCATGGCCGAGCGTCTGCTGCTCGACGGCAGCAAGATAAAAGTCACGATCATGTTTCGCGGACGAGAAATCACGTATACGTCCTTCGGGAAGAAATTGCTCGATCGTATGGCTGAGGATATGACGCCGATTGCCACGATCGAACGCGACGCCAAACTCGAAGGCAAGAACATGTTCATGATCCTCGCGCCTCGCGCGGTGCCTACCGGTCCGCCGAAGTTCACCAGCCTGGCAGCGAAGTCCAAGGAGAAAAAAAGTGCCTAA
- a CDS encoding 50S ribosomal protein L35, translating into MSANGKVTHRHQFSGCGHIMSKRSRKRKRKFRKDQSVFPGDLKRLAPTIPYLV; encoded by the coding sequence GTGAGCGCTAATGGAAAGGTGACGCACCGTCACCAATTCAGCGGCTGCGGCCACATCATGAGCAAGCGGTCGCGCAAGCGCAAACGCAAGTTCCGCAAGGATCAGTCCGTCTTTCCAGGCGATCTCAAGCGCTTGGCGCCGACGATCCCGTACTTGGTGTAA
- the rplT gene encoding 50S ribosomal protein L20: MARIKRGVHGLKHRRKVMKLVKGFRAARRRNYRVANEALLHSLSYAYRDRRVRKRDFRSLWISRINAAARKEGLSYSVFMNGLKKSGITLNRKTLAELAVSDASAFGSLLKTAKKAVGL; the protein is encoded by the coding sequence ATGGCACGAATCAAACGCGGCGTACACGGCCTCAAACACCGGCGCAAAGTCATGAAGCTCGTCAAGGGCTTCCGCGCTGCCCGCCGGCGCAATTACCGGGTTGCGAATGAAGCGCTGCTTCACTCGCTGTCCTATGCCTATCGCGACCGGCGCGTGCGCAAGCGCGATTTCCGCTCGCTCTGGATCAGCCGCATCAACGCGGCGGCGCGCAAAGAGGGCTTGAGTTATTCGGTCTTCATGAACGGCTTGAAGAAGTCGGGCATCACGCTCAACCGCAAGACGCTGGCGGAGTTGGCGGTCTCGGACGCCTCGGCGTTCGGATCGCTCCTCAAGACAGCGAAAAAAGCTGTAGGCCTTTAG
- a CDS encoding NUDIX hydrolase — protein sequence MSTVPDAPKVIASKEIYAGRIFRVRVDTVELEGKRHEVELVEHPGSIAIAALPSDGGIILIRQYRHPAGRSLWEIPAGTAEPDEDPLADAKRELKEETGYSAASWELLGTLYPTPGFCTECVHLYAARELQAGPQQLEQDENIEVRQVSFQDAWRMQASGEIVDMKTMVALLWLSKRPA from the coding sequence ATGAGCACAGTGCCGGACGCGCCCAAAGTCATCGCTAGTAAGGAAATCTACGCCGGACGCATCTTTCGCGTGCGGGTCGACACCGTGGAACTTGAGGGGAAGCGACACGAGGTCGAACTCGTTGAGCATCCGGGCTCTATCGCCATCGCTGCCTTGCCAAGCGATGGCGGAATCATCCTGATCCGCCAATACCGGCACCCGGCGGGCCGGAGCTTATGGGAGATTCCGGCGGGCACCGCTGAGCCTGACGAAGATCCGCTGGCCGACGCGAAACGCGAACTAAAGGAAGAGACCGGCTACTCGGCTGCTTCCTGGGAACTGCTAGGCACTCTCTATCCGACCCCCGGGTTTTGCACGGAATGCGTGCACTTGTACGCGGCGCGCGAGCTGCAAGCGGGCCCTCAACAACTCGAGCAGGATGAAAACATCGAGGTGCGGCAGGTATCGTTTCAAGACGCTTGGCGAATGCAAGCAAGCGGCGAGATCGTGGATATGAAGACGATGGTCGCGCTCCTATGGTTGAGCAAGCGACCCGCTTAA